The following proteins are encoded in a genomic region of Mycolicibacterium rutilum:
- the phoU gene encoding phosphate signaling complex protein PhoU, giving the protein MRSAYHEQLEDLTSRLGEMCGLAGAAMERATQALLQADLVLAEQVITDHEQIAGMSARAEEAAFVLLALQAPVAGDLRAIVSSIQIVADVDRMGALALHVAKIARRRHPQHALPEEVNGYFAEMGRLAVELGNSAQEVLVTRDPEKAARIGEEDDAMDDLHRHLFTVLMDREWKHGVAAAVDVTLLGRFYERFADHAVEVARRVIFQVTGKHPDEDDIPAAR; this is encoded by the coding sequence ATGCGTTCCGCGTACCACGAGCAGTTGGAGGACCTGACCAGCCGGCTGGGCGAGATGTGCGGCTTGGCGGGTGCGGCGATGGAGCGTGCCACCCAGGCCCTGCTGCAGGCGGACCTCGTGCTGGCCGAGCAGGTCATCACCGACCATGAGCAGATCGCCGGGATGAGCGCCCGCGCCGAGGAGGCCGCGTTCGTGCTGCTGGCGCTGCAGGCACCGGTCGCTGGGGATCTGCGCGCGATCGTGAGCTCGATCCAGATCGTCGCCGACGTCGACCGGATGGGCGCGCTGGCCCTGCACGTCGCCAAGATCGCCCGGCGCCGGCACCCGCAGCACGCGCTGCCCGAAGAGGTGAACGGATACTTCGCCGAAATGGGCCGTCTCGCAGTCGAACTCGGCAACAGCGCCCAGGAGGTGCTGGTCACCCGCGACCCAGAGAAGGCCGCCCGCATCGGTGAAGAGGACGATGCGATGGACGACCTGCACCGGCACCTGTTCACGGTGCTGATGGACCGCGAATGGAAGCACGGCGTGGCCGCCGCGGTCGATGTGACCCTGCTCGGCCGGTTCTACGAGCGATTCGCCGACCACGCGGTCGAGGTGGCCCGCCGGGTGATCTTCCAGGTCACCGGCAAGCACCCCGACGAGGACGACATCCCCGCCGCACGCTGA
- a CDS encoding LCP family protein: MSDGDRATPGPADASGGGDNQWLTRSQRPSPGAAPWERSSASVPDVDAEDDEPSGNHTAGVTVADLIAKLSGDTPNPSLRRRRQREPEPPDPPAPPTEIIAAVPDAEPEEPVLEYEDADLDDDAPDTEIIPALPVESELPDLALVRRPARVPAAHAATGRAAAPARSRRARRRTIAAGRSAAAVLAVLALVMTGGAWQWQSAKNNMLNRISALDPDSRDILDPNAQFGDENFLIVGVDSRIGANSEVGAGTTEDAAGARSDTVMLVNIPANRERVVAVSFPRDLAIEPMKCEPWDPQTGQYGPITDPESPMYGEEEVYTEYKLNSAYAVGGPKCLVKVIQKMSGLSINRFMAVDFAGFSKMVDALGGVEVCSTTPLEDYELGTVLPTAGRQMVDGHTALQYVRARQVTTETNGDYGRIKRQQLFLSSLMRSMISKEVFFSLSKLNNVVNMFINDSYVDNMDTKDLVTLGQSIQGIAAGRITFLTVPTTGYMDEWGNEHLREDDTRAIFDAIINDDPLPEEKNADNTPVPGTPESVESSTAAPTHDSAPSSELVDAVTTNPGDVTVQVSNSTGENGLAATAATELENHGFNVTTPDDYPGPLDSTTVFFSPGNEQAAATVASAFANPTIERVSGKGDVVQVVLGSDFYSVNPPSPSGSPVQVHVVRGTRSTPTQLPEDLTVTNAADATCE, translated from the coding sequence ATGAGTGACGGCGATCGCGCCACTCCTGGCCCTGCCGACGCTTCCGGCGGTGGCGACAACCAATGGCTTACCCGAAGTCAGCGGCCGTCGCCAGGCGCCGCGCCGTGGGAGCGCAGCAGCGCCTCGGTCCCCGACGTCGACGCCGAGGACGACGAGCCCAGCGGTAACCACACTGCCGGTGTCACCGTCGCCGACCTGATCGCCAAACTCTCCGGCGACACCCCGAACCCGTCGCTGCGCCGCCGTCGCCAGCGTGAACCCGAACCGCCCGATCCACCGGCCCCGCCGACCGAGATCATCGCGGCGGTGCCCGACGCAGAGCCCGAGGAGCCGGTACTCGAGTACGAGGACGCAGACCTCGACGACGACGCCCCCGACACCGAGATCATCCCGGCCCTACCCGTCGAGTCCGAGCTGCCCGACCTCGCGCTGGTGCGCAGGCCCGCCCGCGTGCCGGCCGCACACGCTGCGACGGGCCGCGCCGCTGCGCCCGCCCGCTCGCGTCGCGCCCGGCGCCGGACCATCGCCGCCGGCCGGTCGGCGGCCGCCGTGCTCGCGGTGCTGGCGCTGGTGATGACCGGCGGCGCGTGGCAGTGGCAGTCGGCGAAGAACAACATGCTCAACCGGATCTCGGCGCTGGACCCGGATTCCCGCGACATCCTCGACCCCAACGCCCAGTTCGGTGACGAGAATTTCCTGATCGTCGGCGTCGACAGCCGCATCGGCGCGAACAGCGAGGTGGGCGCGGGCACCACCGAGGACGCCGCCGGCGCCCGCTCGGACACCGTGATGCTGGTCAACATCCCGGCGAACCGGGAGCGCGTGGTGGCGGTGTCGTTCCCGCGCGACCTCGCGATCGAGCCGATGAAGTGCGAGCCGTGGGACCCGCAGACCGGGCAGTACGGGCCGATCACCGACCCCGAGTCGCCGATGTACGGCGAGGAGGAGGTCTACACCGAGTACAAGCTCAACTCCGCCTACGCCGTCGGCGGCCCGAAGTGCCTGGTGAAGGTCATCCAGAAGATGTCGGGCCTGTCGATAAACCGTTTCATGGCAGTCGATTTCGCGGGCTTCTCCAAGATGGTCGACGCGCTCGGCGGCGTCGAGGTGTGCAGCACCACCCCGCTCGAGGACTACGAACTGGGCACGGTGCTGCCCACCGCGGGCCGGCAGATGGTCGACGGCCACACTGCGCTACAGTACGTGCGCGCGCGGCAGGTCACCACGGAGACCAACGGCGACTACGGCCGCATCAAACGCCAGCAGCTGTTCCTGTCGTCGCTGATGCGCTCGATGATCTCCAAGGAAGTGTTCTTCTCGCTGTCCAAGCTCAACAACGTGGTCAACATGTTCATCAACGACAGCTACGTCGACAACATGGACACCAAGGACCTCGTCACGCTCGGCCAGTCGATCCAGGGCATCGCGGCCGGCCGGATCACGTTCTTGACCGTTCCCACAACGGGTTACATGGACGAGTGGGGTAACGAGCATCTGCGCGAGGACGACACCCGCGCGATCTTCGACGCGATCATCAACGACGACCCGCTGCCCGAGGAGAAGAACGCCGACAACACCCCGGTGCCCGGCACCCCGGAGTCGGTGGAGTCCTCGACGGCGGCGCCGACGCACGACTCTGCGCCGTCGAGCGAACTCGTCGACGCCGTCACCACCAACCCCGGCGACGTCACCGTGCAGGTGTCGAACTCCACCGGCGAGAACGGCCTCGCCGCGACCGCCGCGACCGAGCTGGAGAACCACGGCTTCAACGTCACGACGCCCGATGACTACCCCGGACCGCTCGACTCGACGACCGTGTTCTTCTCACCGGGCAACGAGCAGGCCGCCGCCACCGTCGCCTCGGCGTTCGCCAACCCGACCATCGAGCGGGTGTCCGGCAAGGGCGACGTGGTGCAGGTCGTGCTGGGCAGCGACTTCTACTCGGTGAACCCGCCGTCGCCGAGCGGTTCGCCGGTGCAGGTGCACGTGGTGCGCGGCACCCGTAGCACCCCGACCCAGCTGCCCGAGGATCTCACCGTCACCAACGCCGCCGACGCCACCTGCGAGTGA
- the dusB gene encoding tRNA dihydrouridine synthase DusB, with product MAIGPIRLPSPVVLAPMAGVTNVAFRTLCRELELARAGTVSGLYVCEMVTARALVERHPATMHMVTFSPDESPRSLQLYSVDPHNTYAAAKMIVDEGLADHIDMNFGCPVPKVTKRGGGAALPYKRRLFGQIVAAAVRATEGTDIPVTVKFRIGIDDEHRTHLDAGRIAAEEGAAAVALHARTAAQRYSGTADWEQIAALKAHVTGIPVLGNGDIFEAADALAMMSATGCDGVVIGRGCLGRPWLFAELSAAFTGAPAPTPPTLGEVASIIVRHGRLLADHFGEDKGMRDIRKHVAWYLHGFPAGAELRRSLALVKTLAELETLVDQLDPEVPFPDAATGPRGRQGSPAAVSLPENWLADPDDCTVPAGAEVMHSGG from the coding sequence CTGGCGATCGGCCCGATCCGGCTGCCCAGCCCGGTGGTGCTGGCACCGATGGCCGGCGTGACCAACGTCGCGTTCCGCACCCTGTGCCGTGAACTCGAACTGGCGCGCGCCGGCACGGTCAGCGGACTGTACGTCTGCGAGATGGTGACGGCTCGCGCACTGGTCGAACGCCACCCGGCGACCATGCACATGGTCACGTTCTCGCCCGATGAGAGTCCGCGGTCGCTGCAGCTGTATTCGGTCGATCCGCACAACACCTACGCGGCGGCCAAGATGATCGTCGACGAGGGCCTGGCCGACCACATTGACATGAATTTCGGTTGTCCGGTGCCCAAGGTGACCAAGCGCGGCGGCGGCGCGGCGCTGCCCTACAAGCGGCGGCTGTTCGGTCAGATCGTCGCGGCCGCGGTGCGCGCGACCGAAGGCACCGACATCCCGGTGACGGTGAAGTTTCGCATCGGCATCGACGACGAGCACCGCACGCATCTCGACGCCGGGCGCATCGCCGCCGAGGAGGGAGCTGCCGCGGTCGCCCTGCACGCCCGCACGGCCGCCCAGCGGTACTCCGGCACGGCCGACTGGGAGCAGATCGCCGCGCTCAAAGCGCACGTCACCGGCATCCCGGTGCTGGGCAACGGCGACATCTTCGAGGCCGCCGACGCGCTGGCGATGATGTCGGCCACCGGGTGCGACGGCGTCGTGATCGGGCGCGGCTGCCTGGGTCGGCCCTGGTTGTTCGCCGAGTTGTCGGCCGCGTTCACCGGAGCGCCGGCCCCGACGCCGCCGACCCTGGGCGAGGTCGCGTCGATCATCGTGCGGCACGGGCGCCTGCTCGCCGACCACTTCGGCGAGGACAAGGGCATGCGGGACATCCGCAAGCATGTGGCCTGGTATCTGCACGGATTTCCGGCCGGCGCCGAGCTGCGCCGGTCATTGGCCCTGGTCAAGACGCTGGCCGAACTCGAAACACTCGTTGATCAGCTGGATCCGGAGGTGCCGTTTCCCGACGCCGCCACCGGGCCGCGCGGCCGTCAGGGCTCGCCGGCTGCGGTCTCGCTGCCGGAGAACTGGCTGGCCGACCCGGACGACTGCACGGTGCCCGCGGGTGCCGAAGTCATGCATTCCGGGGGTTAG
- a CDS encoding acyl-ACP desaturase, with amino-acid sequence MHENLTDLHLLHELEPVVEKNLNRHLSMRKDWNPHDYIPWSDGKNYYALGGQDWDPEQAQLSEVAQVAMIQNLLTEDNLPSYHREIAMNFGMDGAWGQWVNRWTAEENRHGIALRDYLVVTRAVDPVQLEQLRVEQVTRGFSPGQNQQGDLFAESLFDSVIYVTFQELATRVSHRNTGKACNETIADQLLARVSADENLHMIFYRDVSEAGFDIAPDQAMHSLHRVLRNFKMPGYTVPEFRRKAVIIAVGGVYDPRIHLDDVVMPVLKKWRIFEREDFTGEAARMRDDLGKLVEELEEASQKFEESKQRRLEREARKAEKLSAKKVLASAP; translated from the coding sequence ATGCACGAGAACTTGACCGACCTGCACCTGCTGCACGAGCTCGAGCCCGTCGTTGAGAAGAACCTCAACCGGCACCTGTCGATGCGCAAGGACTGGAACCCGCACGACTACATCCCGTGGTCGGACGGCAAGAACTACTACGCCCTCGGCGGCCAGGACTGGGACCCCGAGCAGGCGCAGCTCTCCGAGGTCGCCCAGGTGGCGATGATCCAGAACCTGCTGACCGAGGACAACCTGCCGTCGTACCACCGCGAGATCGCGATGAACTTCGGCATGGACGGCGCCTGGGGCCAGTGGGTGAACCGGTGGACGGCCGAGGAGAACCGGCACGGCATCGCGCTGCGCGACTACCTCGTCGTCACCCGCGCCGTGGACCCCGTGCAGCTCGAGCAGCTGCGCGTCGAGCAGGTCACCCGCGGCTTCTCCCCCGGCCAGAACCAGCAGGGCGACCTGTTCGCCGAGAGCCTGTTCGACTCGGTCATCTACGTGACGTTCCAGGAGCTCGCCACCCGCGTCTCGCACCGCAACACCGGTAAGGCGTGCAACGAGACCATCGCCGACCAGCTGCTCGCCCGGGTCTCGGCAGACGAGAACCTGCACATGATCTTCTACCGCGACGTCTCCGAGGCCGGCTTCGACATCGCCCCCGACCAGGCGATGCACTCCCTGCACCGCGTGCTGCGCAACTTCAAGATGCCCGGCTACACGGTTCCCGAGTTCCGCCGCAAGGCGGTCATCATCGCCGTCGGCGGCGTCTACGACCCGCGGATCCACCTCGACGACGTCGTGATGCCGGTGCTCAAGAAGTGGCGCATCTTCGAGCGCGAGGACTTCACCGGCGAGGCCGCGCGGATGCGCGACGACCTCGGCAAGCTCGTCGAAGAACTCGAGGAGGCCTCGCAGAAGTTCGAGGAGTCCAAGCAGCGCAGGCTCGAGCGTGAGGCCCGTAAGGCCGAAAAGCTCTCGGCGAAGAAGGTTTTGGCCTCCGCACCATGA
- a CDS encoding PASTA domain-containing protein — protein sequence MEVGVIVKKVMFVGLATAAAASAALFGAGTAAAAPDVVGMKYSDALQEIKDSGGRAVVAARVGDKLDQGDCIVTNVWNSSFLRIDEQDNNEMSVALNCAGEYATATTPGASVANPLGRAAKAEDEEAAARKRAQQQAAQAEEEALAEVSTPDQ from the coding sequence ATGGAGGTCGGCGTCATCGTGAAAAAGGTCATGTTCGTCGGGCTCGCGACCGCTGCGGCGGCATCGGCTGCACTCTTCGGGGCGGGTACGGCCGCCGCGGCACCGGACGTCGTCGGGATGAAGTACTCCGACGCCCTGCAGGAGATCAAGGACAGCGGCGGGCGCGCTGTGGTCGCCGCGCGTGTCGGCGACAAGCTCGACCAGGGCGACTGCATCGTCACCAATGTCTGGAACTCGTCGTTCCTGCGCATCGACGAGCAGGACAACAACGAGATGTCGGTCGCGCTGAACTGCGCGGGTGAGTACGCCACCGCGACCACTCCGGGCGCCTCGGTCGCCAACCCGCTGGGCCGGGCGGCCAAGGCGGAGGACGAGGAAGCCGCCGCGCGCAAGCGGGCTCAGCAGCAGGCCGCGCAGGCCGAGGAGGAGGCCCTGGCCGAGGTCTCCACCCCCGACCAGTGA